A region of Selenomonadales bacterium 4137-cl DNA encodes the following proteins:
- the rimP gene encoding ribosome maturation factor RimP: protein MAAKEIEALVEKLVNEIIQGSALELVDVEYVKERDWYLRVFLTKEGGIGVDDCQWVSERLENRLDELDPIKDSYFLEVSSPGLDRPLKKAKDFARHLGDKVEVHTFAPINGQKTLVGTLLAADDGGISLEVDGSPMSIPRDQASLVRLHVEF, encoded by the coding sequence ATGGCGGCAAAAGAAATCGAGGCATTGGTCGAGAAGCTGGTCAACGAGATCATTCAGGGTTCGGCCCTGGAATTGGTAGATGTGGAGTATGTCAAGGAGCGGGACTGGTATCTGCGTGTCTTTCTCACCAAGGAAGGCGGCATCGGCGTGGACGATTGCCAGTGGGTGAGCGAGCGCTTGGAGAATAGGCTCGATGAGCTTGATCCCATCAAGGACAGTTATTTCCTCGAGGTCTCTTCGCCCGGTCTCGACCGGCCGCTGAAGAAGGCCAAGGATTTTGCCCGCCATCTGGGCGATAAGGTCGAGGTGCATACCTTCGCGCCGATCAACGGCCAGAAAACGCTGGTCGGCACATTGCTGGCCGCCGATGACGGCGGTATCAGTCTCGAGGTCGACGGCAGCCCTATGAGCATTCCGCGCGATCAAGCCTCGCTGGTGAGGCTGCACGTGGAGTTTTGA
- the nusA gene encoding transcription termination factor NusA, translating to MNAEFMQAFEQLGREKGIAPEVLFDAIEAALISAYKRNFSSAQNVRVALDRDTGEIHVYARKAVVEDVADPRLEISLPEARELDPRYELEDVVELEVTPKNFGRIAAQTAKQVVVQRIREAERGIIYEEYSSRESDIVTGIVQRIEAKNVFVDLGKAEAILQPSEQIPGEVYRHSDRLKTYIIEVKKTTKGPQILVSRTHPGLLKRLFELEVPEIHDGIVEIKSVAREPGLRSKIAVHSRDENVDPVGSCVGHKGMRVQTIVNELKGEKIDIVKWNADPAKYIANALSPAKVVAVDVNETEKASRVIVPDYQLSLAIGKEGQNARLAAKLTGWKIDIKSESQVQTPE from the coding sequence ATGAATGCAGAGTTCATGCAAGCTTTCGAGCAGCTTGGAAGGGAGAAGGGAATCGCACCGGAGGTGTTGTTTGACGCCATCGAGGCTGCCCTGATTTCCGCTTATAAGCGTAACTTCAGCTCGGCCCAGAATGTCCGCGTGGCCCTTGACCGCGACACGGGGGAAATCCACGTTTACGCCCGCAAGGCGGTGGTGGAGGATGTGGCCGACCCGCGGCTGGAGATATCTCTGCCTGAGGCGCGTGAACTAGACCCGCGCTACGAACTGGAAGACGTCGTCGAGCTTGAGGTGACGCCGAAGAACTTCGGCCGGATCGCGGCCCAGACCGCTAAACAGGTGGTGGTGCAGCGTATCCGCGAGGCCGAGCGCGGCATAATCTATGAGGAGTATTCCAGCCGGGAGAGCGATATCGTTACAGGCATCGTGCAGCGCATCGAGGCCAAAAACGTGTTTGTCGATCTTGGCAAGGCCGAGGCCATCCTTCAGCCGTCGGAGCAGATTCCCGGCGAGGTTTACCGGCACAGCGACCGCCTGAAAACTTATATCATCGAGGTCAAGAAGACGACCAAGGGTCCGCAGATTTTGGTGTCGCGCACTCATCCCGGCCTTTTAAAACGTTTGTTCGAGCTTGAGGTTCCGGAGATCCACGACGGCATCGTCGAGATCAAGTCGGTAGCCCGCGAGCCTGGCCTGCGCTCAAAGATCGCCGTCCATTCGCGTGACGAGAACGTCGATCCGGTCGGTTCCTGTGTCGGCCATAAAGGCATGCGGGTGCAGACGATCGTCAATGAGCTCAAGGGCGAGAAGATCGACATTGTCAAGTGGAACGCCGACCCGGCCAAGTATATAGCCAACGCTCTCAGCCCGGCCAAGGTGGTCGCCGTTGACGTCAACGAGACGGAGAAGGCGTCGCGGGTCATCGTGCCCGATTACCAGCTTTCGCTCGCCATCGGCAAGGAGGGCCAAAACGCCCGGCTGGCCGCGAAGCTTACCGGTTGGAAAATAGATATCAAGAGCGAGTCCCAGGTCCAGACGCCTGAGTAG